One Propionispora hippei DSM 15287 genomic window, GGGACGATGCGGCGCCCATTCTGGCTAATCTGGCGGCGCTGGAGCAGGACGAACTGGCGGCGTGGTCGGCTAAGGCCGACCACGCTATCACGAGCCGGGCCTGGAACGATAAAAAAATCACCGCCCACCATGCTATTATTCCTACGGTGGAACGCTGTCCGTTCGCCAAGCTGAGCGAGATGGAAAAACATATTTACTTTTTGATTGCCCAGGCCTATGTAGCTCAGTTTTATCCCATTCATACCTACAGTCAGACCAAAGTCGATGTGGTCTATGAGCAGGAGACCTTCACTGCCGGCGGCCGTGTTGTCCGCGAGCTTGGCTGGAAGGAACTGTATGCCGCCGAGCCGGACGATAAGAAGGACGAGGAAGAAGGCATTTTGCCGGCGATGGCCGAGGGTGATGCCGCGGCCTGTCTCAAGATAACGGCTGATAAGAAAACTACCCGGCCGCCGCTGCGCTTTACGGCGGCTACGCTGCTGGCAGCCATGAAAGAAATTCATAAATACGTCAAGAACCCGGACCTAAAAAAGCAGCTCAAAGATGTCAGCGGCATCGGCACTGAGGCGACCCGGGCCACGATGATCAAGGAACTGGTGCAGCGCGGTTTCATCCGGGAGGAGGGCCGCAAGAAGTATTTGGTGCCCACCGAGCCTGCCTATCTTCTGATTGATGCGTTGCCCGATACCTTGACCTATCCTGACTCGACGGCTCACTGGGAAAGCCAACTGCAGTTGATGACTGACGGCGAGGCCAGCCTGGAGGAGTTTATCCGTCAGCAAATTGACTTTACCAAAGAAATTTGCCGGACGGCGCTGGCTGCTTCGCTGCCTGTGCAGGGGGAACATCCCTGTCCCCAGTGCGGCAAGGGGGCGCTGCAGCTCAGGCAGGGCCGCAACGGCAAGTTTTGGGGCTGCTCGCGCTATCCGGTGTGCAAGGCTTCCTGTGATGACCTGGAGGGGGTGCCGCAACTGCCCAAATACCGCTGCCCGCGCTGCCAGCAGGGAGCCTTGCAGCTTAAGAACGGCCGAAACGGGCCTTTTTGGGGCTGTACGGCTTTTCCAACCTGCCGGGCGACCTTTAACGACCAGGCCGGTGCGCCGGCGTTGCCGCCTGCTCCGGCACAACGGGGAGGAGCATCATGAA contains:
- a CDS encoding DNA topoisomerase 3, producing MKLYIAEKPSMGAEIAKCLPGPLSRRDGYIVTGDGVVTWGFGHILRQAEPDEYDAKYEKWRMEDLPIIPDEWKLMIAESSKKQFEIVRRLIDEAAEIVHAGDPDREGQLLIDEVLDYVDNRKPVKRILLQALDEKSIRQAIGRLRENQEFFNLKQSALARSRADWLIGMNVSRAYTLAAQQAGHRITLPVGRVKTPTLALVVRREREIADFKQENYFTVKADFAHANGNFTAYWKPREGQAGLDSEGRLADKAVMEELLARLTDSQAPAVITACETTDKREPQRLPLSLSALQVLAGKRYGYNPQHVLDTAQKLYEKKLTSYPRSDCDYLPESQRDDAAPILANLAALEQDELAAWSAKADHAITSRAWNDKKITAHHAIIPTVERCPFAKLSEMEKHIYFLIAQAYVAQFYPIHTYSQTKVDVVYEQETFTAGGRVVRELGWKELYAAEPDDKKDEEEGILPAMAEGDAAACLKITADKKTTRPPLRFTAATLLAAMKEIHKYVKNPDLKKQLKDVSGIGTEATRATMIKELVQRGFIREEGRKKYLVPTEPAYLLIDALPDTLTYPDSTAHWESQLQLMTDGEASLEEFIRQQIDFTKEICRTALAASLPVQGEHPCPQCGKGALQLRQGRNGKFWGCSRYPVCKASCDDLEGVPQLPKYRCPRCQQGALQLKNGRNGPFWGCTAFPTCRATFNDQAGAPALPPAPAQRGGAS